From Fluviicola sp., the proteins below share one genomic window:
- a CDS encoding bifunctional phosphoglucose/phosphomannose isomerase, with protein sequence MKELIDGFSSQLEESIHISNKYELKADREITSCVICGLGGSGIGGEIVKQWVRSSVSVPVEVCHGYILPGYVGKNTLVIACSYSGNTEETLTTVQEALSREAFILAISGGGELEQMAQSKGFQWIKVPGGLPPRAALAYPLVQLVEIFEQLKLTTTSIKKSILNSIQLIRSQETGITRLAKTILEQASGKQILFYSEDQFAPVLLRACQQINENGKELANYNVIPEMNHNEIVGWANSKANLFVIVVRSSLEYIRNKQRLDITSALVREKAQSIEVFAEGTDLVEQSLFLVHLFDWLSYFLAEEKGIDVIEVKVIDYLKDSLAKSIQ encoded by the coding sequence ATGAAAGAATTAATCGATGGATTTTCATCTCAGTTAGAAGAGTCCATTCACATTTCCAATAAGTACGAACTAAAGGCCGACCGGGAAATTACCAGCTGCGTAATCTGCGGTTTAGGCGGGTCCGGGATTGGCGGTGAGATTGTCAAACAATGGGTCCGCAGTTCTGTTTCTGTTCCTGTGGAGGTTTGTCACGGATATATACTTCCGGGATATGTTGGTAAGAACACGCTGGTTATTGCTTGCTCCTATTCCGGAAACACCGAAGAAACATTGACAACCGTGCAGGAAGCCTTGAGCCGGGAAGCATTTATTCTGGCGATATCCGGAGGAGGTGAATTGGAACAAATGGCGCAGTCAAAAGGATTCCAATGGATCAAAGTTCCCGGTGGACTTCCTCCGAGAGCGGCATTGGCTTACCCGTTGGTACAATTGGTAGAGATTTTCGAGCAATTGAAATTAACCACGACCTCCATTAAAAAGAGTATCCTGAATAGCATTCAGCTGATCCGCTCCCAGGAAACAGGGATAACGCGGCTGGCAAAAACCATTTTGGAGCAGGCTTCCGGGAAGCAGATTTTGTTTTACAGTGAAGACCAGTTCGCACCGGTTTTACTGCGTGCCTGCCAGCAAATCAATGAAAACGGGAAGGAATTGGCAAATTACAATGTCATTCCTGAAATGAACCACAATGAAATCGTAGGTTGGGCAAATTCGAAAGCCAATCTGTTCGTAATTGTGGTGCGCAGTTCTCTGGAATACATCCGCAACAAACAGCGTTTGGATATTACTTCAGCGCTTGTCCGGGAAAAAGCTCAAAGCATTGAAGTGTTTGCTGAAGGAACCGACCTGGTAGAGCAAAGCTTGTTCCTGGTTCATTTGTTTGATTGGTTGTCTTACTTTCTGGCAGAAGAAAAAGGCATAGACGTAATTGAAGTGAAAGTAATCGATTATTTGAAAGATTCATTGGCAAAATCAATTCAGTAA
- a CDS encoding methylglyoxal synthase yields MEIAIIAHDGKKAEMVQFLNEQRDILHKNEITLVSTGTTGSKVEKAGFQVTKYLSGPKGGDAQIAARVAERKCQMVIFFRDPLEKHPHEPDIFMLMRLCDVHDIPLATNPATATLLFQDC; encoded by the coding sequence ATGGAAATAGCAATTATCGCTCATGATGGAAAAAAAGCCGAAATGGTGCAATTCCTGAATGAACAAAGAGATATTCTTCATAAAAATGAAATCACACTCGTGTCAACAGGAACAACCGGTTCGAAAGTTGAAAAGGCCGGATTCCAAGTCACCAAGTACCTTTCCGGTCCAAAAGGAGGAGATGCACAAATTGCTGCCCGTGTGGCAGAAAGAAAGTGTCAGATGGTGATTTTTTTCCGCGACCCGCTTGAAAAGCACCCGCACGAACCCGATATTTTTATGCTGATGCGTTTGTGTGATGTCCACGATATACCTTTGGCAACCAATCCGGCAACGGCTACGCTGCTATTCCAGGATTGTTGA
- a CDS encoding glycoside hydrolase family 2 TIM barrel-domain containing protein: MILAFSAGAQPSKVTLSENQGAWKLLVDGSPYYIKGAGGSSQLEELKQIGGNTIRTWSVDNAQEILDAAQKNGLKVMMGLWVQHERHGFDYDNEARVKSQLETFRRSIKKFKDHPALLIWCVGNEYELNYTNPKVWGAVNDIARMIHQEDPNHPVATVTAGTNDEKLSFVMNELTEVDIYGINTYGDIGNVHKVLEKGNYKGPYMITEWGPTGHWEILKTMWGTSVEQTSTEKATTYRERYEKYIAAYPQQCIGSFAFLWGQKQEYTSTWYGLFTEDGKPTEAVDELQHSFTGSYPENRAPTIDSILFSGKSQLLDLVLEPGSKQSVELFASDKNKDVLNYNWELYPESTDLKTGGDTEGKPPIISGRIKGRKTNKIVLRTPMTEGRYRLFVFIDDGQKVAYMNIPFYVEATTGQISKMQLKKQKLEPIEY; the protein is encoded by the coding sequence ATGATACTAGCCTTTAGTGCTGGTGCGCAACCGTCAAAGGTCACCCTGTCAGAAAACCAGGGCGCCTGGAAATTACTGGTCGACGGAAGTCCTTATTATATAAAAGGAGCCGGCGGATCTTCCCAATTGGAAGAACTGAAACAAATCGGGGGAAATACCATCCGAACGTGGAGCGTTGATAATGCCCAGGAGATCCTGGACGCAGCTCAGAAAAACGGCCTGAAAGTCATGATGGGACTTTGGGTTCAGCACGAGCGCCACGGATTCGACTACGACAATGAGGCCCGTGTAAAATCCCAACTGGAAACTTTTCGCAGATCTATTAAAAAGTTCAAAGATCATCCGGCTCTGCTTATTTGGTGCGTCGGTAACGAATACGAACTGAACTACACCAATCCGAAAGTATGGGGAGCTGTCAATGACATTGCCCGGATGATCCATCAGGAAGATCCAAATCACCCGGTAGCAACTGTAACTGCGGGTACAAACGATGAAAAACTGTCGTTTGTGATGAACGAACTGACGGAAGTTGACATTTACGGCATCAATACATACGGCGATATCGGAAATGTTCACAAAGTCCTGGAAAAAGGAAATTACAAAGGACCTTACATGATTACGGAATGGGGCCCGACAGGACACTGGGAAATCCTGAAAACGATGTGGGGAACTTCCGTTGAACAGACCAGCACCGAAAAGGCAACCACTTACCGCGAACGCTATGAAAAGTATATTGCAGCATATCCTCAGCAGTGTATCGGTTCCTTTGCTTTCCTTTGGGGACAGAAACAGGAATATACCAGCACCTGGTATGGTTTATTTACCGAAGACGGAAAACCGACGGAAGCAGTCGATGAGTTGCAGCACTCCTTCACAGGCAGTTACCCCGAAAACCGCGCTCCGACTATCGACAGTATTCTTTTCTCCGGAAAAAGCCAGCTTCTCGACCTGGTACTGGAACCCGGAAGCAAACAAAGCGTTGAACTTTTTGCCTCCGATAAAAACAAAGATGTCCTGAATTATAACTGGGAATTGTACCCGGAAAGTACCGACCTCAAAACAGGTGGAGACACCGAAGGCAAACCACCGATCATTTCCGGGCGGATCAAAGGCCGGAAAACCAATAAAATTGTGCTTCGGACACCCATGACTGAAGGACGGTACCGGCTTTTCGTATTCATTGACGATGGTCAGAAAGTGGCTTACATGAATATTCCTTTTTACGTGGAAGCCACCACCGGACAGATTAGCAAAATGCAATTAAAAAAACAAAAACTTGAACCGATTGAATACTAG
- a CDS encoding aspartyl/asparaginyl beta-hydroxylase domain-containing protein, producing MIKKEITKYLKFPLQFDEQRLVEDLSQAMESQWIPHFNTGGYTGNWNAVSLYAKNGNEQNIFALSPDHSELSETPMMKQCGYFKEILDTFQFPVLSVRLLRLEAGAEIKPHTDHELGYEDGQFRLHIPIVTNPDVEFILDGERLTMLPGECWYTNVNLVHSVANRGTVDRVHLVIDGERNAWTDELFFALAPESSFEANGEEELSDETIIRMLEELKNNPQMAGHPIIEELERKLKRWS from the coding sequence ATGATTAAAAAAGAAATCACGAAATACTTAAAGTTCCCCTTGCAATTCGACGAGCAGCGTTTGGTGGAAGACCTTTCGCAAGCAATGGAATCGCAATGGATCCCGCATTTCAATACGGGCGGATATACCGGGAACTGGAACGCCGTTTCACTGTATGCGAAAAACGGGAACGAACAAAACATTTTTGCGCTCTCACCGGATCATTCGGAACTTTCCGAAACTCCCATGATGAAGCAATGCGGCTATTTTAAGGAAATCCTGGATACCTTTCAATTCCCGGTACTTTCCGTGCGTTTACTCAGACTGGAAGCAGGTGCGGAAATAAAACCGCACACCGATCACGAACTGGGATACGAAGACGGACAATTCCGCCTGCATATTCCGATTGTCACCAACCCCGACGTTGAATTTATTCTGGATGGCGAACGTTTGACGATGCTTCCCGGTGAATGCTGGTATACGAATGTGAATCTGGTACATTCGGTGGCAAACCGCGGAACAGTCGACCGGGTGCATTTGGTCATCGACGGGGAACGGAATGCCTGGACAGACGAACTTTTTTTCGCTTTGGCTCCCGAATCCAGTTTTGAAGCTAACGGGGAAGAAGAACTTTCGGATGAAACAATTATTCGCATGCTGGAAGAACTGAAAAATAACCCGCAAATGGCTGGCCATCCGATCATTGAAGAGCTTGAAAGGAAGCTAAAAAGATGGAGTTAA
- a CDS encoding DUF4407 domain-containing protein encodes MAENTIETKRKKDSEPERDQMSEVLWWFSTAIKELIQDCTVDRNRYKILGSAMLFTWLYATLAWGYFWSTNSDSPFLFISLGIFMGGFVLSIDRVLVSSINKKRTNIVAIGLRVIMALCIGAFLAQPIILFIFSSDVDREIPILLDKKLAEKKIEVEQVYQSRKDELLANKKKLDDELKQKSDLAVEKQNDYLKEIDGTGGSGKFGIAGIAKAKQNGYLIAKNDLDQLQKNSKTELEKITTELDEINTKVTKSVADFEKTLDGKGFLIKKEALQSLFDKDKTHGLQNQYYLLMVILTLFELIPIISKLFMPAGAYDTKVALRDDFETNVSTLESEKEFREKERELI; translated from the coding sequence ATGGCAGAAAACACAATTGAAACAAAACGAAAAAAAGACTCCGAACCCGAAAGAGATCAGATGTCTGAAGTGCTGTGGTGGTTTTCCACGGCAATCAAAGAATTGATCCAGGATTGCACGGTAGACAGAAACCGCTACAAAATCCTGGGATCTGCGATGCTTTTCACCTGGTTGTACGCTACTCTGGCCTGGGGATATTTCTGGAGCACAAATTCGGATTCTCCGTTCCTGTTCATTTCACTGGGGATTTTTATGGGAGGTTTTGTACTTTCTATCGACCGCGTGCTGGTTTCCTCCATCAATAAGAAACGAACCAATATTGTAGCAATCGGATTGCGGGTGATTATGGCATTGTGTATCGGTGCTTTCCTCGCACAGCCAATCATTCTGTTTATTTTCAGTTCCGATGTAGACCGCGAAATTCCTATTTTACTGGATAAAAAACTGGCAGAGAAAAAAATCGAAGTAGAGCAGGTTTACCAATCGCGCAAAGACGAATTATTGGCCAATAAAAAGAAACTGGACGATGAGTTGAAGCAAAAAAGCGATTTGGCGGTCGAAAAGCAAAATGATTATCTGAAAGAAATTGACGGAACGGGTGGATCCGGAAAATTTGGTATTGCTGGAATTGCAAAAGCCAAGCAAAATGGTTACTTAATCGCGAAAAACGACCTGGATCAGCTGCAAAAGAATTCAAAAACGGAATTGGAAAAAATCACGACGGAATTGGATGAGATCAACACCAAGGTGACCAAAAGTGTTGCCGATTTCGAAAAAACACTCGATGGAAAAGGTTTCCTGATTAAGAAAGAAGCACTTCAATCCCTGTTTGACAAAGACAAAACACACGGACTTCAAAACCAGTATTATTTGTTGATGGTGATTTTAACCTTGTTCGAACTAATCCCGATCATCAGTAAGCTGTTTATGCCTGCGGGCGCTTATGATACCAAAGTGGCTTTACGGGATGATTTTGAAACGAATGTTTCGACGCTTGAATCTGAAAAGGAGTTCAGAGAGAAGGAACGCGAGTTGATCTGA